From the genome of Hathewaya histolytica, one region includes:
- the hydF gene encoding [FeFe] hydrogenase H-cluster maturation GTPase HydF, whose protein sequence is MNTTPNANRLYIGIFGKTNSGKSSIINALTGQEVSIVSSIKGTTTDPVSKPMEFLPIGPVVFIDTAGVEDKSDLGEAREEKTLKVLDKIDLALYVIDSTDYDNGNEYKILNILNKRNIPYIKVFNKVDLIQNNELERLKDINRNSLFLSALNNIGFDKLKETLIQKLKSTEKEETLIGDILPYGSTAILVVPIDSEAPKGRLILPQVQLIRDALDHGIKSHVVRDTELKEALQDLKKVDLVITDSKDFKKVSSIVPSTINLTSFSILMARQKGDLKQFIEGVNKINKLSRMAKVLIMESCAHNTSHEDIGRIKIPKLLNKYLGFDLNYEFSMGEDFKEKDIQKYNLVIHCGSCMLTRNIMKRRLEICKENNVSITNYGIILAYLTDVLERSIKIFRKEL, encoded by the coding sequence ATGAATACTACTCCTAATGCTAATAGATTATATATAGGGATTTTTGGAAAGACCAATAGTGGAAAATCGTCAATAATTAATGCTTTAACGGGTCAGGAAGTTTCTATAGTTTCATCTATTAAAGGGACAACTACAGACCCAGTTTCAAAACCTATGGAATTTTTGCCTATAGGACCAGTAGTTTTTATTGATACGGCTGGTGTTGAGGATAAAAGTGATTTAGGTGAAGCGCGAGAAGAAAAAACTTTAAAAGTCTTAGATAAAATTGATTTAGCTCTATATGTAATAGATAGCACAGATTACGATAATGGAAATGAGTATAAAATTTTAAACATATTAAACAAAAGGAATATCCCCTATATAAAGGTTTTCAATAAAGTAGATCTGATACAAAATAATGAATTGGAAAGATTAAAAGATATAAATAGAAACTCATTGTTTTTAAGTGCATTAAACAACATAGGATTTGATAAATTAAAAGAAACTCTAATACAAAAGTTAAAAAGTACAGAAAAAGAAGAAACCCTAATAGGAGATATTTTACCTTATGGTAGTACAGCTATCTTGGTAGTGCCAATAGATAGTGAAGCTCCGAAAGGAAGACTTATTCTTCCACAGGTCCAACTTATAAGAGATGCATTAGATCATGGGATAAAATCCCATGTGGTTAGGGACACGGAATTAAAAGAAGCCTTACAGGATTTAAAGAAGGTGGACTTGGTAATTACTGATTCTAAGGATTTTAAAAAGGTTTCAAGCATAGTGCCGAGTACAATTAACTTAACTAGTTTCTCAATATTAATGGCAAGACAAAAAGGTGATTTAAAACAATTTATTGAAGGAGTTAATAAAATAAATAAATTGAGTAGAATGGCTAAAGTACTTATTATGGAGAGTTGTGCTCATAATACATCTCATGAAGATATAGGAAGGATTAAGATCCCTAAACTTTTAAATAAATACTTAGGTTTTGATTTAAATTATGAATTTTCTATGGGGGAAGACTTTAAAGAAAAGGATATACAAAAGTATAATCTTGTAATTCATTGTGGTTCTTGTATGCTTACTAGAAATATAATGAAAAGAAGACTGGAAATTTGTAAAGAAAACAACGTTTCGATTACTAATTATGGTATAATTTTAGCATATCTAACAGACGTATTAGAAAGGTCAATAAAAATATTTAGAAAGGAGTTATAA